Within Sandaracinaceae bacterium, the genomic segment TCGGAAAGAAGGCCCTCGATGCGGTCGGACTTCTTGATCTTCATGGCCATCGCCCTCGTTTGCTGTTCGATTTGGGGTAGGTGCGCCCGCGCCGTCACGGCACTGGCAGAGAAAGAACCATCTGCGAGAAGCGGTACAGCTTCAGCAGCGGGATGCCGAGCCCCACCACCGCCATCGCTCCGATGACGGTGACCAGGGTCAGCAGCGCCACGTACTCGACGAAGACCACACCCGACTTCGAGGTCGCGAGGACCTTCGCCGAGGGCTTCTTCCGTTCCGTGACGAGACGCATGCTCCGACAATCCTAGCACGACCTGGCTGGAATCTTCTCCGTTCGGTCGCTACGAGCCTGCTAAAGCGAGCGACATGCCAGCCTCGATCGAGGCTCTTCCCCCGGAAATCGGACGCCCGGAACCGGAGATGCGCCAGGTACGCCGGGGACCTCGGACCCCACCGGCGCGCTGGATGCGCCAACCTGTCGCGGGCTGGCGCCTCGTCCCAGGTCGGGGCACTCCTCTCGCGTGAACGACGGAGAGCCCGCCCGCCCTCGCCGAGGCGATCTCCTCGCGCTGATCTCGGCCGTCTTCGCGGCCGTCTTCCTGCTCGCCTTCCGCGCCGCGAACGAGGCGGCGCCGCGCGACGCCGCCGTCTTCGCGATGCTCGCCTGCTCCACCGTCTTCAACGCGGGCTTCGCCGCGTCCCGCCTGCGCGCCCGACCCTCGCGCCCCCCGAAGGTCGCCGTGGTCGCCACCCTCGTCCTGGCCGTCCTGACGATCCTCGGCAACGTCGGCGTGGCGGGCGCTCTGACGCACCTCGACCCCGGCCTCACCAGCACGATCCTCCAGACCCAGGTCTTCTTCGTCGGCCTGGGCGGTTGGCTCTTTCTCGGGGAGAAGGTCACCCCGGCGTTCGTCATCGGCGCCGTGTTCGCGGTCGGCGGCTTCGGCGTGATCGCGATCGACGACCCGAGCGAGGCGTCCATCGAGGTCGTCGGCGTGCTCTTCGCCCTCCTCGGCTCGCTCGGCTTCGGCGCGATGCTCCTCTACACGCGCAAGGTCATCACCCGGATCGATCCGGTGGGCGTCAACGTCGCGCGCCTCGCGCTCGCCGTGTTGGTGATGGGCCTCTGGCTCGGTCCGACGGGGGGGCTCGCGCGGCTCCCCGTGGAGGCGTGGGCGATGACCGCGCTCGCCGCCGCGTGCGGGCCGTTCATCAGCCGGCTCTGTTTGATGTTCGCGGTGCGCCACATCAGCGCGTCGCGCGCCAAGCTCCTGACCCTGCTGACGCCGATCTTCGCGTTCTCGCTCGAGGTGGCCTTCCTCGGCTCGTGGCCTTCGCTCCGCGAGCTGGGCGGGGCGGCGCTGATCTTGGCGGGGGTGGTCCTTCCGGTGCTCAGCGGCCGAGTCGCGCCGCCAGATCCCCGAACGCCAGGCTGACCTGCCGGCGCTGGCCGTGGCTCGCGCCGGGGAGCAGGTCTTCGACCGCCCGCGCGACGCGCCGCACGACCCTGACCCGCGCCTGGAGCCGCTCGCTGCGCTGGTGCTCGACGCGCCCCTCCGCCAGCGTGGCGTGAGCCAGGAGCGCGCCGCGCGCGGCCTCGACGTCGCCCATCGCGATCGCCTCCGAGGCGACGTCCAGGCTGGCCGAGAGGTCCGTGTCCAGCACCGCGGCCGACGCCTCACCGGTGGCGACCACGGCCCGCGGGCCGAAGGACACGCCCAGCGACGCGGCGTCCGCGACCGAGCCGCCGAGGCCGCTCTCGTAGGACAGGCGCACCGAGGCGACCGCTCGCGCTCGGTGCCCGGCCGGCACGCGGACCCGGACGATCAGCCGGCGCTCCTCGCCGGCGTCGAGGCTCGACAGATCCAGGCGCGCGGACTCCCCGGTCACGCTCGCCGCCGTCTCTCCCTCGACGCCGAGCACCTCGACGCTCTCCGGCACCTGCACGCGGACCGAGACCTGGCGCGCGGCGGCGCGCGCGTGCGCGTCGAGCTCGGCCAGCAACCCCGCGGAGAGCCCGCTCAGATCCGCGCTCACGTGGTAGCCACCCTGGCCTTGGCGCGAGACCGCGCGGAGCACCCGCGCGTCGAACTCGGTGCCCAGGCCGATCACGCTCGTGACCACCCCGCGGCGGCGCGCTCGCGCAGCCAGGCTGCCCAGCTCGGCCGCCTCGAAGGCGCCGTGGTTCGGCACGCCGTCGGAGAGGAGGATGCAGAGGCTGCGTGTGTCGTCGGTCGAGGCGCGCGCGTAGGCGAGCTCGAGGCCCGCCTCGATGTGGGTGCCGCCGCCGACCGTGATCTCCTCGAGCGCGCGGATCGCCGCGCGTCCGTCGCCGACGCGCTGGGCGGGGTACGACTCGATGGCGTCGGTCCCGTAGGCGACGATCTGCAGCTCGTCGTCCGGGTGTAGCCGGTCGATCAACATGCGGGCCGACGCGAGCACGCGGTCCCAGGTCCGCTGCATCGACGAAGAGCGGTCGATGACGAGGTGCACGCGGAGGCGGCCGCGCGGGAGCGAGAGGGAGTCGCTGGCCCGGACCCGCACGACCACCCGCGTCTCGCCGCCCGCCGTGGGCAAGGTGTCGTGCTCGAGTGTAGCGGACGCCTCGAGCGCGGCGTCGGTCCGGAGGCGCGCGTCCCCGGCCGCGTCGAGCTCGAGGTCCGCGAGCGCCTCGAGATCGGAGAGCGCGACGCGAACGCCGTCGACCTGGACGCCGTCGCTGGCGAGGGCGGTCAGCGCGGTGGGCCGGCCGTCGAGGCCCCAGACGCCGGGGCGGGGAGAAGCTACGCGCGCCTCGAGATCGAGGACGGCCGAGGCGTTCACGGCACCGCCGGATCTGCTTCCGCTTCCGCTGCCGAATCCGCTTCCGCTTCCGCTGCCGAATCCGCTGCCGCTGCCGAATCCGCTTCCGCTGCCGAGTCCGCCGCCGCTTCCGCTTCCGCTGCCGCTGCCGCTGCCGCTTCCGCTTCCGCTGCCGCTGCCGCTGCCGCTTCCGCTTCCGCTGCCGCTGCCGCTTCCGCTTCCGAGTCCGCCGCCGCTGCCGCTGCCGCTGCCGAATCCGCTGCCGAATCCGCTGCCGCTTCCGCTTCCGCTGCCGCTGCCGCTGCCGAATTCGCTTCCGCTGCCGAATCCGCTTCCGCTTCCGCTTCCGAATCCGCTTCCGCTTCCGCTTCCGCTTCCGAATCCGCTTCCGCCATCGAGTCCGCTTCCGCTGGCGAATCCGCTTCCGTTGCCGCCCTCGAGGTCGCTGCCGAGTCCCGCGCTGGCCTCGATGACTTCGGCGCTCGGGTTCGGGGCGGCCGACGCCAGCTGGACGCCGACGGCCCCGTGCACGGCGGGCACGACGGCGTCGGTCCAGACCTCGGCGCCAGCGGAGACCTGCGCGCTCAGGCCGCCTTCCATCACGAAGCCCGCGCCCGCCTCCTGCTCGACGATCCACACGCCGCCCTCCGTCCGCTCCATCGAGCCGGTGACCCGGGCGCGCGGGGACGCGGCGCGCGCGTCGTCTTCGAAGAAGACCGCGCCGCAACCGGCGGAGGCGAACGGGATGAGGAGAGCGAGACAGAGCGAGCGGAGGGTCATGCGGGGTGCGTCTCCAAGGAAGGAACGTGCCAGGCGCGAGAGGCCCCGATCGCGCGCGTCGGCGTGAGCCCCGGTTCACGACTCGGAGTGAGTCGTGAACGCCGGATCACGAGAGGGAAGGGCGAGCGGCGAGGCACACGTGATCGACGAGCGGACGCCGCGGCCATTCATCGCCGCTTGACGCCTCGAATTTAAGTGTTTACCTGACACAAAGGTTCGATGCGATGAGTATCAAAGTCCTCGCCTGTCCTCACTGCGGTGCGCCCATCCCGCCCGAATCGGGCAAGTCGGTGGTGTGTCGCTACTGCGAGCGCGTACTCGTGGGTCTGCCGCGCAGCTGGTGGGCGCGCCCGGTCGCGGTGCCCCCCTGGGAGGGGCGCGCTTCGGATCATGGCAAGTCTCGTGTCGGGCTGGGCGCGGCCTCGTGGGTCCTGGACCGTCACCTGGCGACCGGTGAGAGCTGCGAGGTCTTCCTCGCGCATCGAGACGCCCGGCTGACCCAGCGTGTGGTGATGAAGCTGGCCACGGACGATGGCGCGCGGCTGCGGCGCGAGCTGGGCGTGGTGCGCCGCCTGCGGCAGAGCAGCGCGCCAGGGAGTGACCACTTCGTGCGGCTCCTGCCTTCCCCGGTGGTCTGGGGGACGCCCCGTGGCGATCGCGCTGCGCCGTTCGCGGTGGCGACTCGCTGGCGGCCCGGGTTCGTGCACACGGCGGCCGATCTGCGGTCGCGGCGCCTCGACCCACGCGTCGCCGTGTGGATCGGAAAGCGGCTGCTCGAGCAGCTCGCGTGGCTGCACGGGGCGGGCTTCGTGCACGGGGCGGTCTCCCCCGAGCACACGCTCGTGCACGCCCGGGATCACGGCGCGGTGCTGGTCGGTTGGTCGCGCGCGTCCTGGCGCCACGGGCGCGGCGGCGCCTCCACCCGCGACGACATCGCGCAGGCCGTGCAGGTCGCCGCGTCGCTCCTCGTGGACGCGCCCTCGGCCCTGGTCCGCTTCCTCCAGGCGCACGCCGACGTCGCCCGCTGTGGGGGAGACGCCTTGGCGGTGCACGCCGCGCTGATCCGCGTCTCACGCGAGGCGCTCGGGCGGCCGCGACACGCCCCCGTGAATGGGGCGGCGAGTTGAGCCGAGTCTGATGAACGAAAGCAAAGGAGAACGACATGGGATACGGCAGCTACAGCATCGACGCGCACCGCGCGCTCACCTCGGCGCGCGCTTCGGCGCCGCGCGAGGCCATCTTCGAGCAGCGCGAGTGTCACCCGCTCATGAACCCCAAGGGCCTCCGGGTTCGAGAGAGTCGGGACAGTGAGACGCACCCGCGCTCGCTCGGGATCG encodes:
- a CDS encoding DMT family transporter, whose amino-acid sequence is MNDGEPARPRRGDLLALISAVFAAVFLLAFRAANEAAPRDAAVFAMLACSTVFNAGFAASRLRARPSRPPKVAVVATLVLAVLTILGNVGVAGALTHLDPGLTSTILQTQVFFVGLGGWLFLGEKVTPAFVIGAVFAVGGFGVIAIDDPSEASIEVVGVLFALLGSLGFGAMLLYTRKVITRIDPVGVNVARLALAVLVMGLWLGPTGGLARLPVEAWAMTALAAACGPFISRLCLMFAVRHISASRAKLLTLLTPIFAFSLEVAFLGSWPSLRELGGAALILAGVVLPVLSGRVAPPDPRTPG
- a CDS encoding VWA domain-containing protein, with translation MNASAVLDLEARVASPRPGVWGLDGRPTALTALASDGVQVDGVRVALSDLEALADLELDAAGDARLRTDAALEASATLEHDTLPTAGGETRVVVRVRASDSLSLPRGRLRVHLVIDRSSSMQRTWDRVLASARMLIDRLHPDDELQIVAYGTDAIESYPAQRVGDGRAAIRALEEITVGGGTHIEAGLELAYARASTDDTRSLCILLSDGVPNHGAFEAAELGSLAARARRRGVVTSVIGLGTEFDARVLRAVSRQGQGGYHVSADLSGLSAGLLAELDAHARAAARQVSVRVQVPESVEVLGVEGETAASVTGESARLDLSSLDAGEERRLIVRVRVPAGHRARAVASVRLSYESGLGGSVADAASLGVSFGPRAVVATGEASAAVLDTDLSASLDVASEAIAMGDVEAARGALLAHATLAEGRVEHQRSERLQARVRVVRRVARAVEDLLPGASHGQRRQVSLAFGDLAARLGR